From Juglans regia cultivar Chandler chromosome 8, Walnut 2.0, whole genome shotgun sequence, the proteins below share one genomic window:
- the LOC108986930 gene encoding uncharacterized protein LOC108986930, producing the protein MAVTEGHQAISVVAPRLRSYADLVLETPQPIPEVMVPFRSHKIVDGEVCIIFSKDEVDRSAIPFQYSLVLKFLKQRPSLDSIRAFIKARWGLSNQPIVSSMSKPRNVFVRLALEEDFVKAFARENCEINGVPYRVFHWTTEFQEDQEPVRVPVWITLPGLPPNYYHESFLRSITAPIGRFLKRDNPTRCATRTDGARICLEMDISKEPIQALWIGTPRNPQSLYQSIEFETLPAYCPKCHVQGHNSKTCKGEGKKRNVQMKEPKEKASMEQVWVIKESKGGSLVQKGESSKVEERQLIVEDLIPNDQVWEKSDADRMIGVENRGMEAVPLLEQEEADGEPGSTMQVPINPVIDQVGHGSSMVEDLEVVELEEGMSLEPKPLDENVGVCSGLVQERGASGSKDRFGG; encoded by the coding sequence ATGGCTGTCACCGAAGGCCATCAGGCCATCTCGGTGGTTGCTCCTCGCCTCAGATCCTATGCAGACTTGGTCCTGGAGACTCCTCAGCCTATCCCTGAAGTAATGGTACCATTCCGATCTCATAAAATTGTTGATGGAGAGGTATGTATTATCTTCTCTAAAGATGAAGTGGACCGTTCGGCTATACCTTTTCAATACTCTCTCGTATTGAAATTTCTCAAACAAAGACCCTCTCTTGATTCCATAAGAGCATTCATCAAAGCAAGATGGGGTCTCTCAAACCAACCGATTGTTTCATCTATGAGTAAGCCACGGAATGTCTTCGTGCGTCTGGCGTTGGAGGAAGATTTTGTTAAGGCTTTTGCTCGTGAGAATTGTGAAATCAATGGAGTTCCGTATAGAGTTTTCCATTGGACTACTGAAttccaagaagatcaagaaccAGTCCGTGTGCCGGTGTGGATCACGCTGCCAGGTCTTCCACCAAACTACTATCATGAGTCTTTCCTTCGTAGCATTACGGCTCCAATTGGAAGATTTCTAAAGCGCGACAATCCCACTCGATGCGCTACTCGTACAGATGGTGCAAGAATCTGTTTAGAGATGGATATTTCTAAAGAGCCTATTCAAGCGTTGTGGATTGGTACCCCCCGTAACCCCCAAAGTCTGTATCAAAGTATTGAGTTCGAGACATTGCCGGCATACTGTCCAAAGTGTCATGTTCAAGGTCATAACTCCAAGACTTGTAAAGGTGAAGGCAAGAAACGTAATGTGCAGATGAAGGAACCAAAAGAGAAGGCATCGATGGAACAGGTCTGGGTTATCAAGGAATCCAAAGGTGGGAGTCTTGTTCAGAAGGGTGAGTCGAGCAAGGTGGAAGAGAGGCAGTTGATTGTGGAGGACCTTATTCCAAATGATCAAGTATGGGAGAAATCGGATGCTGACCGTATGATTGGTGTTGAAAACAGAGGAATGGAAGCAGTTCCATTATTAGAGCAGGAAGAGGCTGATGGAGAACCGGGTTCCACAATGCAGGTGCCCATTAATCCAGTTATTGACCAGGTGGGGCATGGTAGTTCAATGGTCGAAGATCTTGAGGTGGTTGAGCTTGAGGAGGGGATGTCGTTGGAACCTAAGCCGCTAGACGAAAATGTTGGTGTGTGTTCGGGATTAGTCCAAGAACGTGGGGCGTCGGGTTCTAAGgacaggtttggagggtga
- the LOC108986923 gene encoding auxin-induced protein 22D-like, whose product MAFDKELNLEATELRLGLPGTKKSEKQPTSIAIKSNKRALPNFNEESCGSKENSNASHLQKSDQEIASPAKAQVVGWPPVRSYRKNCLQAKKMEAEAAGMYLKVSMDGAPYLRKIDLKVYKGYPELLKALEDMFKFSAGEYSEREGYNGSEFVPTYEDKDGDWMLVGDVPWDMFLCSCKRLRIMKGSEARGLGCAVSIPCTV is encoded by the exons ATGGCGTTTGACAAAGAACTCAACCTTGAGGCCACAGAGCTTAGGTTAGGCCTTCCTGGCACCAAGAAGTCAGAAAAACAACCAACGTCTATTGCCATTAAAAGCAACAAAAGAGCATTGCCCAACTTTAATGAGGAGTCTTGTGGATCTAAGGAAAATTCTAATGCTTCACATCTCCAAAAATCTGACCAAGAAATTGCTTCCCCTGCCAA GGCACAAGTAGTTGGGTGGCCACCTGTGAGATCTTACAGGAAAAACTGTTTACAAGCAAAGAAAATGGAGGCTGAAGCTGCGGGCATGTACCTGAAAGTTAGCATGGATGGAGCTCCTTATCTAAGGAAGATTGATTTGAAGGTCTACAAAGGATACCCAGAGCTCCTTAAAGCCTTGGAAGATATGTTCAAGTTCAGTGCTG GTGAGTATTCTGAGAGGGAAGGCTACAATGGATCAGAATTTGTGCCGACTTATGAAGATAAAGATGGGGATTGGATGTTGGTTGGAGATGTTCCATGGGA TATGTTTCTCTGCTCATGCAAGAGGCTCAGAATCATGAAGGGGTCAGAAGCTAGGGGCTTGGGTTGTGCTGTGTCAATCCCATGCACAGTTTAA